In Salisediminibacterium beveridgei, one DNA window encodes the following:
- a CDS encoding ABC transporter substrate-binding protein, with protein MKKSYMIKGAGMTAMAGLVLLSACGEEPANENVEATTVNGNNESDEANEVNEENSGNEELIEVGQVTNWYAQAEQGGQFAAHMMGFYEDEGLDMTIQAGGGGVSNTQLVASGQQDFGMGSSDEILLAREDGIPLVAIAGIFQQSPQALMFHKGQDIEDFTDLNGRDVYVSPGAGFWEFMKGEFDLDVNEYSYTGDSTMFMENEEAVSQSYMTSEPYGLEQQGVEVDWLLNGESGFEVYGNLLFTTEEMIEEQPEVVQAYVEASVAGWEYYKDNHEEVQSFIQEYNPEMSTEQLAYSAEALQPLVYEYDAEDHGVGYMTEERWQSVMKILLDIDLLTEEQDVTEAFNTEFLPQ; from the coding sequence ATGAAAAAATCGTACATGATTAAAGGTGCAGGAATGACAGCTATGGCAGGATTGGTATTACTTTCAGCCTGTGGAGAAGAACCGGCGAATGAGAATGTGGAAGCGACGACTGTCAACGGGAACAATGAATCCGATGAAGCGAATGAAGTAAATGAAGAGAACTCCGGAAATGAGGAGTTGATCGAAGTGGGCCAGGTGACGAACTGGTACGCCCAGGCAGAACAAGGGGGGCAGTTCGCGGCTCATATGATGGGTTTTTATGAAGACGAGGGTCTTGATATGACCATTCAGGCAGGTGGCGGCGGGGTATCCAATACCCAGCTGGTTGCTTCGGGTCAGCAAGATTTCGGTATGGGTTCCTCGGATGAAATCCTTTTGGCCCGTGAAGATGGCATTCCCCTCGTGGCCATCGCAGGTATTTTCCAGCAGAGTCCTCAAGCGTTAATGTTTCATAAAGGTCAGGACATTGAGGACTTTACCGATTTGAACGGTCGGGATGTTTATGTTTCACCAGGTGCAGGTTTTTGGGAATTCATGAAGGGAGAATTCGATCTGGATGTGAATGAATACAGTTACACCGGAGACAGCACCATGTTCATGGAAAATGAAGAAGCCGTGTCCCAGTCCTATATGACCAGTGAACCATACGGTCTCGAACAGCAAGGGGTGGAAGTGGACTGGTTACTGAACGGTGAATCAGGTTTTGAGGTATATGGAAATCTGTTATTCACCACCGAGGAAATGATTGAAGAGCAACCGGAAGTGGTTCAGGCCTATGTTGAAGCATCTGTTGCCGGTTGGGAATATTACAAGGATAACCATGAAGAAGTACAATCCTTCATTCAGGAGTACAACCCAGAGATGAGTACGGAACAGCTTGCCTACAGTGCAGAAGCCTTGCAACCATTAGTGTATGAGTACGATGCTGAAGACCATGGTGTAGGTTACATGACGGAAGAACGCTGGCAGTCGGTTATGAAAATCTTGTTGGATATTGATCTATTAACTGAAGAGCAGGATGTTACAGAAGCGTTCAACACGGAATTTCTGCCACAATAG
- a CDS encoding creatininase family protein, with protein MFTRYEGKAWDQHFLPRLTYQEVKALNKEDALVVLPIGAVEQHGAHLPVATDMLIGEASITKAFEALAPGSNIWLIPPLSYGKSNEHIDFPGTLTLTAKTLQAVLEDIGDSLARSGFKKLALYNSHGGNVDLLNVMAREIHVKTGMTVFVTSSGTGNVKDVFTEEELKWGIHGGDVETSMVMAMKPEWVHMDKAVCEFPPIRDTKHIGLIGAKARLAWKVNELSYGGTAGDATKATSEKGDTVYLRSAEEMAEALEEMAAFELDNLLKTTT; from the coding sequence ATGTTTACACGTTATGAAGGGAAAGCCTGGGATCAGCATTTTCTACCCAGGCTCACCTATCAGGAAGTGAAGGCTTTGAATAAGGAAGATGCGCTGGTGGTTTTGCCGATTGGCGCAGTGGAACAGCATGGTGCCCATTTACCTGTGGCAACGGATATGCTGATTGGTGAGGCATCGATCACAAAAGCTTTTGAAGCATTGGCACCCGGCAGCAATATCTGGCTCATTCCCCCTTTATCTTATGGGAAGAGCAATGAACATATCGATTTCCCAGGTACCCTTACCTTGACGGCGAAGACGTTGCAGGCTGTTCTTGAAGACATCGGAGACAGCCTTGCCCGGAGCGGATTTAAGAAATTGGCTCTGTACAATTCCCACGGAGGCAACGTGGATTTGTTAAATGTTATGGCCAGAGAAATTCATGTAAAAACCGGTATGACGGTCTTTGTTACTTCTTCGGGTACAGGAAATGTGAAAGATGTCTTTACAGAAGAAGAGTTGAAATGGGGCATCCATGGCGGCGATGTTGAAACGAGCATGGTAATGGCGATGAAGCCCGAGTGGGTGCATATGGACAAGGCAGTGTGCGAATTCCCGCCTATAAGGGATACAAAGCACATTGGCCTCATTGGTGCCAAAGCACGTCTGGCCTGGAAAGTGAACGAGCTATCCTATGGTGGGACTGCAGGAGACGCCACGAAGGCTACTTCTGAAAAGGGAGATACAGTCTATCTCCGATCCGCTGAAGAAATGGCCGAAGCATTGGAAGAAATGGCAGCCTTTGAACTGGACAACCTGTTAAAAACAACCACATAA
- a CDS encoding amidase yields the protein MIKEHYGAFIDEELTVAPYKSGILHGKSFAVKDVIHVAGHKNSAGNPDWFKTHEAAEETAPAIQKLLSSGATLKGMTVTDEMMYSLHGENIHYGTPANPVSKKLIPGGSSSGSAVAVASGLRDFAIGTDTGGSVRIPAAYCGLFGFRPSHGLISLEGVIPLAETFDTVGWFTRKAALLEDIGEVLLPDPPKAAPPFKRAVVAADAFQLLTDSQKNALMSAIISCSSKVSTREEQPVTSDDLSNWVDVFRVIQGYEIWQNHGEWVSQHEPAFGPGIRERFRMASTITEEDVAEARRRQLMIQDAVSDLMQEDTLLILPTIAGEAPEIGLAPEEVDQIRQRTMQLTCIAGLNGLPQVTLPVKQGGGLAPLAISIIAPRGRDRDLLTFVTSLCD from the coding sequence ATGATCAAGGAACATTACGGCGCATTTATTGATGAAGAATTAACCGTTGCACCATATAAAAGCGGCATTCTCCACGGCAAGAGCTTTGCGGTGAAAGACGTAATTCACGTCGCCGGTCACAAAAACAGCGCAGGAAATCCGGATTGGTTCAAAACACATGAAGCCGCAGAGGAAACTGCTCCTGCCATTCAGAAATTATTATCTTCAGGTGCAACACTTAAGGGGATGACAGTAACCGATGAGATGATGTACAGTCTCCACGGTGAAAATATCCACTACGGAACACCAGCGAATCCCGTATCCAAAAAACTGATTCCAGGAGGCTCATCCAGTGGATCGGCGGTTGCCGTCGCATCCGGTCTGAGAGATTTCGCCATCGGTACCGACACCGGCGGTTCCGTTCGTATTCCTGCCGCTTACTGCGGATTATTCGGATTCCGTCCCAGTCACGGTTTGATTTCTCTGGAAGGTGTCATTCCTCTGGCTGAGACCTTCGATACCGTCGGCTGGTTCACGAGAAAAGCGGCCCTCCTTGAAGATATCGGGGAGGTACTCCTTCCTGATCCGCCAAAGGCTGCTCCGCCGTTCAAACGGGCCGTAGTGGCAGCGGATGCGTTTCAGTTACTCACTGATTCTCAGAAAAACGCTTTGATGTCTGCCATCATCAGTTGTTCCAGCAAGGTGAGCACCCGCGAGGAACAACCTGTCACTTCAGACGATTTATCCAATTGGGTGGACGTCTTCAGAGTCATCCAAGGGTATGAAATCTGGCAAAATCACGGTGAGTGGGTCAGTCAGCATGAACCCGCATTCGGTCCCGGGATCCGTGAACGGTTCCGCATGGCCTCAACGATCACTGAAGAGGATGTGGCTGAAGCCCGCAGGCGACAGCTGATGATCCAGGATGCTGTCAGTGATTTGATGCAAGAAGATACGTTGCTCATTTTGCCGACTATTGCAGGAGAAGCACCTGAAATCGGCCTGGCTCCTGAAGAGGTTGATCAGATCCGTCAACGGACGATGCAGTTAACCTGCATTGCCGGGTTAAACGGCCTGCCGCAAGTCACGCTTCCTGTAAAACAAGGTGGTGGATTAGCACCACTGGCGATCTCCATCATCGCTCCCCGTGGGCGGGATCGGGATCTCTTAACCTTCGTCACTTCGTTATGTGATTGA